In Curtobacterium sp. TC1, the following proteins share a genomic window:
- a CDS encoding GMC family oxidoreductase encodes MRLDGQRTYGTDDVVDVVVVGTGAGGAPLLASLARRGLRVVALEAGRNTEPGDHVPDEVAAPGDINWMDERLSGGGAPTAFGPNNSGTGVGGSTLHWGAFTPRPSEHDLRLRSESGQGQDWPISHAELTGWIEQVEHDVGVAGPEHYPWDPSRRYRMRPPARNASSDMMMRGAAAAGITATDAPVGLTTEDRHQEHHGLRHACVSCGSCHQGCRNGAKVSMDTTYLPAAVAFGAEIRPDSFVHGIELDAAGEVSAVLYTRDSREHRQRCRSLVLAAGGVETPRLLLHTGIANGSDQVGRNFTAHGATQVWARFDQSMRSYRGYPSSIITEDFVRPADADFAGGYLIQSLGVQPQTFANTLVRGGGLRGAELVRALQDYPYSAGVGINAECLPYDDNRLVLADEVDEHGVPRARVSFTPGSNEDAIRRHAVRTMTTIVEAAGGKDVRVLERTAHTIGTARMGADRETSVVDPDGRSWDVPNLWIADNSVFPSAVIANPALTIMALSLRTADRMLRAA; translated from the coding sequence ATGAGACTCGACGGACAGCGCACCTACGGCACGGACGACGTCGTCGACGTGGTGGTCGTCGGGACCGGCGCCGGCGGAGCCCCCCTGCTGGCCTCCCTGGCCCGTCGCGGCCTGCGGGTCGTCGCCCTCGAGGCCGGGCGCAACACCGAGCCGGGCGACCACGTGCCCGACGAGGTCGCCGCACCCGGCGACATCAACTGGATGGACGAGCGGCTGAGCGGCGGCGGAGCACCGACCGCGTTCGGCCCGAACAACAGCGGGACCGGCGTGGGCGGCTCGACGCTGCACTGGGGTGCGTTCACACCGCGCCCGAGCGAGCACGACCTGCGCCTGCGCTCCGAGAGCGGCCAGGGCCAGGACTGGCCGATCAGCCACGCCGAGCTCACCGGCTGGATCGAGCAGGTCGAGCACGACGTCGGGGTGGCCGGTCCCGAGCACTACCCGTGGGACCCGTCGCGCCGCTACCGGATGCGTCCGCCGGCGCGCAACGCCTCGTCGGACATGATGATGCGCGGGGCAGCGGCCGCCGGCATCACCGCGACCGACGCCCCCGTCGGCCTGACCACCGAGGACCGTCACCAGGAGCACCACGGTCTGCGGCATGCCTGCGTGTCCTGCGGCTCGTGCCACCAGGGCTGCCGCAACGGCGCCAAGGTCTCGATGGACACGACGTACCTGCCGGCCGCCGTGGCCTTCGGCGCCGAGATCCGGCCGGACTCGTTCGTGCACGGCATCGAGCTCGACGCCGCGGGCGAGGTCAGCGCCGTGCTGTACACCCGAGACAGCCGCGAGCACCGGCAGCGCTGCCGGTCGCTCGTGCTCGCCGCCGGCGGCGTCGAGACCCCGCGCCTGCTGCTGCACACCGGGATCGCGAACGGCAGCGACCAGGTCGGCCGGAACTTCACCGCGCACGGCGCCACCCAGGTCTGGGCCCGCTTCGACCAGTCGATGCGCTCCTACCGCGGCTACCCCTCGTCGATCATCACCGAGGACTTCGTCCGGCCCGCCGACGCGGACTTCGCCGGCGGGTACCTGATCCAGAGCCTCGGGGTGCAGCCGCAGACCTTCGCCAACACGCTCGTCCGGGGCGGCGGCCTGCGCGGCGCCGAACTGGTGCGGGCGCTGCAGGACTACCCGTACTCGGCGGGCGTCGGCATCAACGCCGAGTGCCTGCCGTACGACGACAACCGCCTGGTGCTCGCGGACGAGGTCGACGAGCACGGTGTCCCGCGCGCACGGGTGTCGTTCACGCCGGGGTCCAACGAGGATGCGATCCGCCGTCACGCCGTCCGCACCATGACCACCATCGTCGAGGCCGCCGGCGGCAAGGACGTCCGGGTCCTCGAGCGCACCGCGCACACCATCGGCACGGCCCGCATGGGAGCGGACCGCGAGACCTCGGTCGTCGACCCCGACGGCCGCTCGTGGGACGTCCCGAACCTGTGGATCGCCGACAACTCGGTGTTCCCGAGTGCCGTCATCGCGAACCCGGCGCTGACGATCATGGCGCTGTCGCTCCGCACCGCCGACCGGATGCTCCGGGCCGCCTGA
- a CDS encoding GIY-YIG nuclease family protein, translating to MVTSSCCVPGCAGTAADALAGVPLCATHVTLVTEFAAEHVGVEDALPGPCAVCGSRIGVRFPSGFVCARCEWRWGDVPDGDLAPPRVDVVYYLRMRDDFGDRVKIGTTTNPRQRLAAIPHQDLLAFERGDRSLERRRHTQFAATRYPGTEWFRATPELLAHVDAVAAGVEDPWDLHARWTSEALALRG from the coding sequence ATGGTCACCTCGTCGTGCTGCGTGCCGGGTTGCGCAGGCACCGCTGCGGACGCGCTCGCGGGCGTGCCCCTGTGCGCCACGCACGTCACGCTGGTGACCGAGTTCGCCGCCGAGCACGTCGGCGTCGAGGACGCACTCCCGGGGCCTTGCGCGGTCTGCGGGTCGCGCATCGGCGTGCGGTTCCCGTCCGGCTTCGTCTGCGCGCGGTGCGAGTGGCGGTGGGGCGACGTGCCCGACGGCGACCTCGCTCCCCCGCGGGTCGACGTCGTGTACTACCTCCGGATGCGCGACGACTTCGGCGACCGGGTGAAGATCGGCACGACGACGAACCCGCGCCAGCGGTTGGCCGCGATCCCGCACCAGGACCTGCTGGCGTTCGAGCGGGGCGACCGGTCGCTCGAACGCCGCCGGCACACGCAGTTCGCCGCCACGCGGTACCCCGGCACCGAGTGGTTCCGGGCGACGCCGGAGCTGCTCGCGCACGTCGACGCCGTCGCCGCCGGCGTGGAGGACCCGTGGGACCTGCACGCCCGGTGGACGAGCGAGGCACTCGCGCTGCGCGGCTGA
- a CDS encoding siderophore-interacting protein — MSSKPKRPQHVFVVDRTERLTPHMVRVHLGGPAFDDFVGTADADKLAATDKYVKLLLAKPSLGLEPPYDLEALRDTLPKQDRPARRTYTVRAVDHTARTIAVDFVVHGDDGLAGPWAAAAQPGDKLALSGPGGGYAPVDDPDVTHVLLGDDSALPAIGAALESMADTATGIALVEVAGPADEQQIAHPAGVDLRWLHRDATGAQPGTLLLDAARALPRASRPVQVFAHGERTAMKAIRRLLQDDWGLEKREMSLSAYWALGRGEDQFQEEKREPVGVIFTD, encoded by the coding sequence ATGAGCTCCAAGCCCAAACGCCCCCAGCACGTCTTCGTGGTCGACCGTACCGAGCGGCTGACGCCGCACATGGTGCGTGTCCACCTCGGCGGACCGGCCTTCGACGACTTCGTGGGCACGGCCGATGCGGACAAGCTGGCCGCCACCGACAAGTACGTCAAGCTCCTGCTCGCCAAGCCGTCGCTCGGCCTCGAGCCGCCGTACGACCTCGAGGCGCTGCGCGACACCCTGCCGAAGCAGGACCGGCCGGCCCGCCGCACCTACACGGTGCGGGCCGTCGACCACACCGCGAGGACGATCGCGGTCGACTTCGTCGTGCACGGCGACGACGGGCTCGCCGGGCCCTGGGCCGCAGCGGCGCAGCCCGGCGACAAGCTCGCCTTGTCTGGCCCCGGCGGTGGCTACGCGCCCGTGGACGACCCGGACGTGACGCACGTCCTGCTCGGCGACGACAGCGCCCTGCCGGCCATCGGCGCCGCGCTGGAGTCCATGGCCGACACGGCCACGGGCATCGCCCTGGTCGAGGTCGCCGGCCCGGCCGACGAGCAGCAGATCGCGCACCCGGCCGGGGTCGACCTGCGGTGGCTGCACCGCGACGCCACCGGCGCCCAGCCGGGCACGCTCCTGCTGGACGCGGCCCGGGCGCTGCCCCGCGCCTCCCGGCCGGTCCAGGTCTTCGCGCACGGCGAGCGGACCGCGATGAAGGCGATCCGTCGGCTGCTGCAGGACGACTGGGGGCTCGAGAAGCGCGAGATGTCGCTGTCCGCCTACTGGGCGCTCGGGCGGGGCGAGGACCAGTTCCAGGAGGAGAAGCGCGAGCCGGTCGGCGTGATCTTCACCGACTGA
- a CDS encoding heme oxygenase (biliverdin-producing) produces MDTTVTPFSELLRKRTRRSHGSSAGNGFMHDLLGGKCDVADYAALLGQYSFVYDALERAAERMADHPVAAPFVTSQLTRMPAIRADLEYLIGPDWSELVCPLPATTAYVRRLNEVAAEWPGGFVAHHYTRYLGDLSGGQMIGRMLSDQFGFDTNGVLFYIFDQVADPSAFKETYRAQLDAAPWSADEQERVIAEVELAYSLNSGLLEGLDARRRPVTDGVGDAAVTA; encoded by the coding sequence ATGGACACGACCGTCACCCCGTTCTCCGAGCTGCTGCGCAAGCGCACCCGGCGCTCGCACGGATCCTCGGCCGGGAACGGCTTCATGCACGACCTGCTCGGCGGGAAGTGCGACGTCGCCGACTACGCGGCGTTGCTCGGACAGTACTCGTTCGTCTACGACGCCCTCGAGCGTGCGGCCGAGCGGATGGCGGACCACCCGGTGGCGGCGCCGTTCGTCACCTCGCAGCTCACGCGGATGCCGGCGATCCGCGCCGACCTCGAGTACCTGATCGGTCCGGACTGGTCCGAGCTGGTGTGCCCGCTCCCCGCCACGACGGCGTACGTGCGGCGGCTCAACGAGGTCGCGGCCGAGTGGCCCGGCGGCTTCGTCGCCCACCACTACACGCGGTACCTCGGTGACCTGTCCGGTGGGCAGATGATCGGGCGGATGCTGTCCGACCAGTTCGGCTTCGACACGAACGGGGTCCTGTTCTACATCTTCGACCAGGTCGCGGACCCCAGCGCCTTCAAGGAAACCTACCGTGCGCAGCTCGACGCGGCACCGTGGTCGGCGGACGAGCAGGAACGGGTCATCGCCGAGGTCGAACTGGCGTACTCGCTCAACAGCGGTCTGCTCGAGGGCCTCGACGCCCGTCGGCGGCCGGTGACGGACGGTGTCGGCGACGCGGCGGTGACCGCGTGA
- a CDS encoding DUF2470 domain-containing protein: MTEPFDDEARRAILRHMNADHAGDNLAIVRANGAATAVAATMTEIDAVAGVWLARLDDGDEEQVIVPWTSPLTDRRSARVQIVEVHSAAQAQLAEPS; the protein is encoded by the coding sequence GTGACCGAGCCGTTCGACGACGAGGCACGCAGGGCGATCCTCCGGCACATGAACGCCGACCACGCCGGCGACAACCTGGCGATCGTCCGCGCGAACGGTGCCGCGACCGCCGTGGCGGCGACGATGACCGAGATCGACGCCGTCGCCGGGGTCTGGCTCGCCCGGCTCGACGACGGCGACGAGGAACAGGTCATCGTGCCGTGGACGTCGCCGCTGACCGACCGCCGTTCGGCTCGGGTGCAGATCGTCGAGGTCCACTCCGCCGCGCAGGCCCAGCTCGCCGAACCGAGCTGA
- a CDS encoding phosphoenolpyruvate carboxylase, producing the protein MTAIDGSARHERARDDVSGAVDSDLRADVRYLGNLLGRVLRENGGDELLRDVESLRAAVIDAYEGDHAEGAARAQTLVSAMSAERAEAVAQAFTTYFHLTNLAEEHHRVRVLRQRGDDGGLAGDSFPATYAELVAEVGEAEAAERLRTLRFHPVLTAHPTEARRRAVTTGVRRITDLIDERDRAKNATARAENERRLLEEITTLLRTSPLRTTRPTPLDEVRTAMSVFDQTLFEIVPQVYRLLDDRLQGDDAGRAPVTAPAFVRFGTWIGGDRDGNPHVTADITRQAAEIAAEHILIGLTRATTRIGSALTLDASDTPADAGLTALVAAQESLDPTIAERIGVRAPNETHRRALLFVAARIDATRQGATPLGYSGPDALLTDLRTIQASLVAAGAIRPANGELQNLIWQVETFGFHLAELEVRQHSQVHRTALAEIRAGGALSETTEEVLAVFRTIAGLQERYGVRAASRYIVSFTQSAADLANVHELAVAALGSPEAAPVLDVIPLFETFADLHASVDILDEAVRTETFQRRLAATGRRLEVMLGYSDSSKDVGPVSANLALYDAQARIADWARENEVELTLFHGRGGSLGRGGGPANEAVLAQPPGSIDGRLKLTEQGEVIFAQYGDQDIAARHLEQMASATLFASSPSNEARTATAATRFADLAQQLDDVSRAAFYELVKADGFAPWFARVTPMEEIGLLPLGSRPARRGLSVESLEDLRAIPWVFSWTQARINLAGWYGLGSALEAVGDVDVLRAASAEWPLFGAMIKNVEMSLAKTDEHIARRYLELADRDDLAAKVLDEMARTRDWVLRISGGSDVLEDRPVLARAVRLRSPYVDALSHLQLRALRSIRTTGSTDPTDADHRLLLLTVNGIAAGLQNTG; encoded by the coding sequence ATGACGGCGATCGACGGATCGGCGCGCCATGAGCGCGCTCGGGACGACGTCAGCGGCGCGGTCGACAGTGACCTGCGCGCCGACGTGCGCTACCTCGGCAACCTGCTCGGCCGGGTGCTGCGCGAGAACGGCGGCGACGAGCTGCTGCGTGACGTGGAGTCGCTGCGCGCAGCCGTGATCGACGCCTACGAGGGCGACCACGCCGAGGGCGCCGCCCGCGCGCAGACCCTCGTGTCCGCGATGTCGGCCGAGCGCGCCGAAGCGGTCGCACAGGCCTTCACGACGTACTTCCACCTCACGAACCTGGCGGAGGAGCACCACCGCGTGCGGGTGCTCCGACAGCGCGGTGACGACGGGGGACTCGCCGGCGACTCGTTCCCGGCGACCTACGCGGAACTCGTGGCCGAGGTCGGCGAGGCCGAGGCGGCCGAGCGACTCCGGACGCTGCGGTTCCACCCGGTGCTGACCGCGCACCCGACCGAGGCCCGCCGTCGTGCGGTGACCACGGGCGTGCGGCGCATCACGGACCTGATCGACGAGCGCGACCGCGCGAAGAACGCCACGGCACGTGCCGAGAACGAGCGGCGGCTGCTCGAGGAGATCACGACCCTCCTCCGCACCTCGCCGCTCCGCACCACCCGGCCGACCCCGCTCGACGAGGTCCGCACCGCGATGAGCGTGTTCGACCAGACCCTGTTCGAGATCGTCCCGCAGGTGTACCGCCTGCTCGACGACCGGCTGCAGGGCGACGACGCCGGTCGCGCACCGGTGACCGCCCCCGCGTTCGTGCGGTTCGGCACCTGGATCGGCGGCGACCGCGACGGCAACCCGCACGTGACCGCCGACATCACGCGCCAGGCCGCCGAGATCGCGGCCGAGCACATCCTGATCGGCCTCACCCGTGCCACGACCCGCATCGGCAGCGCCCTGACGCTCGACGCGAGCGACACCCCGGCCGACGCCGGGCTCACCGCGCTCGTGGCGGCGCAGGAGTCCCTCGACCCGACCATCGCGGAGCGCATCGGCGTCCGTGCCCCGAACGAGACCCACCGTCGCGCCCTGCTGTTCGTCGCGGCGCGCATCGACGCCACCCGCCAGGGCGCCACGCCGCTCGGGTACAGCGGCCCCGACGCGCTGCTCACGGACCTCCGGACGATCCAGGCGTCGCTCGTCGCCGCCGGCGCGATCCGGCCTGCGAACGGCGAGCTGCAGAACCTCATCTGGCAGGTCGAGACCTTCGGGTTCCACCTGGCGGAGCTCGAGGTCCGCCAGCACTCCCAGGTGCACCGCACGGCCCTCGCCGAGATCCGTGCCGGCGGCGCCCTGAGCGAGACCACCGAAGAGGTCCTCGCGGTCTTCCGGACCATCGCCGGCCTGCAGGAGCGGTACGGCGTCCGTGCCGCCAGCCGGTACATCGTGTCCTTCACGCAGTCGGCGGCGGACCTCGCCAACGTGCACGAGCTCGCCGTCGCCGCACTCGGGTCGCCCGAAGCCGCGCCGGTGCTCGACGTGATCCCGCTGTTCGAGACCTTCGCCGACCTGCACGCCAGCGTCGACATCCTCGACGAGGCCGTGCGCACCGAGACGTTCCAGCGTCGCCTGGCCGCGACCGGCCGTCGACTCGAGGTCATGCTCGGCTACTCGGACTCGTCGAAGGACGTCGGCCCCGTCTCCGCGAACCTGGCGCTCTACGACGCCCAGGCCCGCATCGCCGACTGGGCGCGGGAGAACGAGGTCGAACTGACCCTGTTCCACGGCCGCGGTGGTTCGCTCGGCCGCGGCGGCGGACCGGCCAACGAAGCCGTCCTCGCGCAGCCGCCGGGATCGATCGACGGTCGCCTGAAGCTCACCGAACAGGGCGAGGTCATCTTCGCCCAGTACGGCGACCAGGACATCGCGGCCCGCCACCTCGAGCAGATGGCCTCGGCCACCCTGTTCGCGTCGTCGCCGTCGAACGAGGCGCGCACGGCCACGGCGGCGACCCGGTTCGCCGACCTCGCGCAGCAGCTGGACGACGTGTCGCGCGCGGCGTTCTACGAGCTGGTCAAGGCGGACGGCTTCGCCCCGTGGTTCGCGCGGGTCACCCCGATGGAGGAGATCGGTCTGCTCCCGCTCGGCTCCCGTCCGGCCCGTCGCGGGCTGTCGGTCGAGTCGCTCGAGGACCTCCGCGCGATCCCGTGGGTGTTCTCCTGGACCCAGGCGCGGATCAACCTGGCCGGCTGGTACGGGCTCGGCTCCGCGCTCGAGGCCGTCGGCGACGTCGACGTCCTGCGCGCCGCGTCCGCCGAGTGGCCGCTGTTCGGCGCGATGATCAAGAACGTCGAGATGTCGCTCGCCAAGACCGACGAGCACATCGCCCGTCGGTACCTCGAGCTCGCCGACCGCGACGACCTCGCCGCGAAGGTGCTCGACGAGATGGCACGCACCCGCGACTGGGTGCTCCGGATCTCGGGGGGCAGCGACGTGCTCGAGGACCGTCCGGTCCTGGCCCGGGCCGTCCGCCTGCGCAGCCCGTACGTCGACGCCCTGTCGCACCTGCAGCTCCGCGCGCTCCGGTCCATCCGGACGACGGGCAGCACCGACCCGACCGATGCCGACCACCGCCTGCTGCTGCTCACCGTGAACGGGATCGCCGCCGGCCTGCAGAACACCGGCTGA
- a CDS encoding multidrug effflux MFS transporter, whose product MTTERMRKPTTTTLPPVVPLALIVGVSPFATDMYIPALPQIARDLGTTPGAVQLSLTAFLVAFAVGQLLVGPVSDGVGRRPMLVVGTAMFALASVGCALAPDVGTLVVARIAQGLGGAAGAVAGRAMVSDVASGTRMAKVFGTLAAINAIGPVVAPLAGGAVLTLGTWRVMFVVLAVLGALFFAMVLLWFRETLPPERRGGVGFAANGRRIRELLAIPRFRAYVLSGVLSTVGFFAYIATSSFVFQTQFGFSEGMYTLVFATNASMMIVTTLVFGRVVGRFSEDSLLTAGLLVGTTGAAAVLVSALLDLGPVPVWCALAVVTGAWGFVLPAAMTRTQHVGAAHPGTAAALQGGLTFGIGGFGTPLAGALGGTALAMGGVMAALMAAAVVVQITATRRDRTGT is encoded by the coding sequence GTGACGACGGAGCGCATGCGGAAGCCGACGACGACCACCCTGCCGCCGGTCGTGCCACTGGCGCTGATCGTCGGGGTGTCACCGTTCGCCACGGACATGTACATCCCGGCGTTGCCGCAGATCGCGCGCGACCTCGGGACGACACCCGGTGCCGTCCAGCTGTCGCTCACGGCGTTCCTGGTCGCCTTCGCCGTCGGGCAGCTGCTCGTCGGGCCGGTCAGCGACGGGGTCGGCCGGCGGCCGATGCTCGTCGTCGGCACGGCGATGTTCGCGCTCGCCTCGGTGGGGTGCGCCCTCGCGCCGGACGTCGGCACGCTCGTCGTCGCCCGCATCGCGCAGGGGCTCGGCGGCGCCGCCGGTGCGGTCGCCGGCCGGGCGATGGTGTCGGACGTGGCGAGCGGGACCCGGATGGCGAAGGTCTTCGGCACGCTCGCGGCGATCAACGCGATCGGCCCCGTCGTGGCACCGCTCGCCGGGGGAGCCGTGCTGACGCTCGGAACGTGGCGGGTCATGTTCGTCGTGCTCGCGGTGCTCGGCGCGCTGTTCTTCGCGATGGTGCTGCTCTGGTTCCGCGAGACCCTGCCACCGGAGCGACGCGGCGGTGTGGGCTTCGCGGCGAACGGGCGACGCATCCGCGAGTTGCTCGCGATCCCGCGGTTCCGCGCCTACGTGCTGAGCGGAGTGCTCTCGACGGTGGGCTTCTTCGCCTACATCGCGACGAGCTCGTTCGTGTTCCAGACCCAGTTCGGCTTCTCCGAGGGCATGTACACGCTCGTCTTCGCCACGAACGCCTCGATGATGATCGTCACGACGCTGGTGTTCGGTCGCGTCGTCGGGCGGTTCTCCGAGGACTCCCTGCTCACCGCCGGACTGCTCGTCGGCACCACGGGCGCGGCCGCCGTCCTCGTCTCCGCGCTGCTCGACCTCGGCCCGGTGCCGGTCTGGTGCGCGCTGGCGGTCGTCACGGGCGCGTGGGGCTTCGTGCTGCCCGCGGCGATGACCCGCACACAGCACGTCGGCGCGGCGCACCCGGGCACCGCAGCGGCCCTGCAGGGTGGTCTCACCTTCGGGATCGGCGGCTTCGGCACACCGCTCGCCGGCGCCCTCGGCGGGACCGCGCTGGCGATGGGCGGCGTCATGGCGGCGCTCATGGCGGCGGCCGTCGTGGTGCAGATCACCGCGACGCGGCGGGACCGCACCGGGACCTGA
- a CDS encoding STAS domain-containing protein, protein MDIVVHEAQPDTAVLECSGRLNMVSAPAFRETVAQVVGNGRARVVVELSGVEFMDSSGLGALVGSLKTARQAGGDLRIAAPSEQVQMVLQLSNIDKILRTYPDGDAAVTDW, encoded by the coding sequence ATGGACATCGTCGTACACGAAGCGCAGCCCGACACCGCGGTACTGGAGTGCAGTGGACGCCTCAACATGGTGTCCGCCCCGGCGTTCCGCGAGACGGTCGCGCAGGTCGTCGGCAACGGACGTGCCCGCGTCGTGGTCGAGCTCTCGGGTGTCGAGTTCATGGACTCGTCCGGACTCGGCGCACTGGTCGGCAGCCTGAAGACCGCGCGGCAGGCGGGTGGCGACCTCCGCATCGCCGCGCCGTCCGAGCAGGTGCAGATGGTCCTGCAGCTCTCCAACATCGACAAGATCCTCCGCACGTACCCCGACGGGGACGCTGCGGTCACCGACTGGTGA
- a CDS encoding ATP-binding protein has product MTASAAEHTLALSCPPDDVSAVHEFLAGVWQDEPSVSVEDRMALELAIVELTSNVIEHGTRPDGVTCRLRLEIGADRFSALLSDDGVAATVDTEAAQLPDGLAESGRGLALVRMVVDDLRYERIADENRWTVLRSRH; this is encoded by the coding sequence ATGACCGCCTCCGCCGCCGAGCACACGCTCGCCCTGTCCTGCCCGCCGGACGACGTGTCCGCCGTGCACGAGTTCCTGGCCGGTGTGTGGCAGGACGAGCCGTCGGTGTCCGTCGAGGACCGGATGGCCCTCGAGCTCGCGATCGTCGAACTGACGTCGAACGTGATCGAGCACGGGACGCGCCCGGACGGCGTGACCTGCCGCCTGCGCCTGGAGATCGGAGCGGACCGGTTCTCCGCACTGCTGTCCGACGACGGCGTCGCCGCGACCGTGGACACCGAGGCGGCCCAGCTGCCGGACGGACTCGCCGAGAGCGGCCGCGGACTCGCCCTGGTCCGGATGGTCGTCGACGACCTGCGGTACGAGCGGATCGCCGACGAGAACCGCTGGACGGTCCTGCGCTCCCGGCACTGA
- a CDS encoding AraC family transcriptional regulator — MTAEPDPRISFETSGVDLDAAVHMYEDAYASVGFTATRTERPFAYRFRVVGDDVMSFRATRFDARMQGELDVRDEYVVMWTTDGGGRVDIGRQEVAFTPAAPMMFPTGRPFAFDLQDVRQSLVQFDRTALERVAAEVHGAQPGPLVFDHTATPRTAELRGWNAQVQRAASIVLGRASVSPLALAEVAQDTARSLLRTFPHKLLAPDVPLPQGATGRVREAVEYMHAFAHTPISTTDVAEHVGLSVRGLQQAFQRQVGTAPNAMLRGIRLDRVREELRRASAGDLTVASVAMRWGFAHLGRFSAAYAARFSEYPRDTLQR; from the coding sequence ATGACAGCCGAACCGGATCCCAGGATCAGCTTCGAGACGTCGGGGGTCGATCTCGACGCTGCCGTGCACATGTACGAGGACGCCTACGCCAGTGTGGGCTTCACCGCGACGCGCACGGAGCGGCCGTTCGCGTACCGTTTCCGCGTCGTGGGTGACGACGTGATGTCCTTCCGCGCGACCCGGTTCGACGCCCGGATGCAGGGCGAGCTGGACGTCCGCGACGAGTACGTGGTCATGTGGACCACCGACGGGGGCGGACGCGTCGACATCGGCCGGCAGGAGGTCGCGTTCACGCCCGCCGCCCCGATGATGTTCCCGACCGGGCGGCCGTTCGCCTTCGACCTGCAGGACGTCCGGCAGAGCCTGGTGCAGTTCGACCGGACCGCTCTGGAGCGCGTCGCCGCCGAGGTCCACGGTGCCCAGCCGGGCCCGCTCGTCTTCGACCACACGGCGACACCCCGGACGGCGGAACTGCGGGGCTGGAACGCGCAGGTCCAGCGTGCCGCGTCGATCGTGCTCGGTCGGGCGTCGGTCAGTCCGCTCGCCCTGGCCGAGGTCGCCCAGGACACCGCCCGGTCACTGCTCCGCACGTTCCCGCACAAGCTGCTGGCGCCGGACGTGCCCCTGCCGCAGGGTGCGACGGGCCGGGTGCGCGAGGCGGTCGAGTACATGCACGCCTTCGCGCACACGCCGATCTCGACCACCGACGTCGCCGAGCACGTGGGGTTGAGCGTCCGCGGTCTGCAGCAGGCGTTCCAACGCCAGGTCGGTACCGCTCCGAACGCGATGCTGCGCGGGATCCGCCTCGACCGCGTGCGCGAAGAACTCCGCCGCGCGTCGGCGGGCGACCTCACCGTGGCCAGCGTGGCCATGCGGTGGGGCTTCGCGCACCTCGGCCGGTTCTCGGCGGCGTACGCAGCGCGGTTCTCCGAGTACCCGCGCGACACACTGCAGCGCTAG
- a CDS encoding RBBP9/YdeN family alpha/beta hydrolase — MSRPRPWVIVPGIWNSDAEHWQSVWQRERGDDAVRIAPASWGEPDPGDWRDAISQAVAACAEPPVLVAHSLGVLAVADWLAVDRADRAGPGETAVAGAFLVAPPDPSAPGFPAAASGFTAPRPVPLGTAAGRVPIRMVVSDDDPYCTVDRAVAFADTMGATVLRVGTLGHVNVASGVGEWPAGRELLDAFEQTL, encoded by the coding sequence GTGAGCAGACCTCGACCGTGGGTGATCGTCCCCGGGATCTGGAACTCCGACGCAGAGCACTGGCAGTCCGTCTGGCAACGCGAGCGCGGCGACGACGCGGTCCGCATCGCGCCGGCGTCCTGGGGGGAGCCGGACCCGGGGGACTGGCGGGACGCGATCTCCCAGGCCGTCGCGGCGTGCGCGGAGCCGCCGGTGCTCGTGGCGCACAGCCTGGGCGTGCTCGCGGTCGCCGACTGGCTCGCCGTCGACCGAGCGGACCGCGCCGGCCCGGGCGAGACCGCCGTCGCCGGTGCCTTCCTCGTGGCACCACCGGACCCCTCGGCACCGGGCTTCCCCGCCGCTGCCTCCGGGTTCACGGCGCCCCGCCCCGTCCCGCTCGGCACCGCGGCGGGCCGCGTTCCGATCCGCATGGTCGTGAGCGACGACGACCCGTACTGCACCGTCGACCGTGCGGTCGCCTTCGCGGACACGATGGGCGCCACGGTGCTCCGTGTCGGCACCCTCGGCCACGTCAACGTCGCCAGCGGCGTCGGCGAGTGGCCGGCCGGTCGTGAGCTCCTCGACGCCTTCGAGCAGACCCTCTGA